A genomic segment from Actinomyces lilanjuaniae encodes:
- a CDS encoding peptidylprolyl isomerase, whose translation MEATLHTNHGDIRLELYPEQAPKTVSNFVGLATGEKAWTDPRTGEESNAPLYDNVIFHRVIPGFMIQGGDPLGTGTGGPGYVFDDEIDPSLTFAAPYVLAMANAGRRLGRGTNGSQFFITTAPTEWLQGKHTIFGAVTDAASRQVVDAIAGVATDQRDRPVEDVVITSVSIMP comes from the coding sequence ATGGAAGCGACTCTTCACACGAACCACGGTGACATCCGCCTCGAGCTCTATCCTGAGCAAGCCCCCAAGACCGTCTCCAACTTCGTGGGGCTGGCGACAGGTGAGAAGGCATGGACTGACCCGCGCACAGGGGAAGAGTCCAACGCGCCGCTGTACGACAACGTCATCTTCCACCGGGTGATCCCTGGCTTTATGATCCAGGGGGGCGACCCCCTGGGGACCGGTACCGGTGGTCCGGGGTACGTGTTCGACGACGAGATCGACCCCTCCCTCACCTTCGCTGCTCCCTACGTGCTGGCTATGGCCAACGCCGGCAGGCGGCTGGGGAGAGGGACCAACGGCTCACAGTTCTTCATTACCACGGCACCCACTGAGTGGCTCCAGGGAAAGCACACGATCTTTGGTGCGGTGACGGACGCTGCCTCCAGGCAGGTTGTCGACGCTATTGCCGGCGTCGCCACTGACCAGCGTGACCGCCCCGTGGAGGACGTCGTCATCACCTCCGTATCCATCATGCCGTGA
- a CDS encoding rhomboid family intramembrane serine protease, with protein sequence MLILACVVVYIAQFLLQTASIPLDRLLGFVPAAALEEPWRFLSTAFLHGPPLHLAFNMWALWVLGSVLEPLLGRWRFLAVYLLSALGGSVMIYLLASPASQDWVTLTVGASGAVFGLFATTFVVQRRLGRDTSQIVGLLVLNAVISLLGANISWQGHLGGLLTGGLLAAVFAWAPRDRRSLYGVVATVGAAVVLVALVLVRSLLVQGPG encoded by the coding sequence ATGCTGATCTTGGCCTGCGTCGTGGTGTATATAGCCCAGTTTCTCCTTCAGACCGCCTCCATCCCCCTGGACCGGCTGCTCGGATTCGTCCCCGCTGCTGCCCTGGAGGAGCCGTGGCGGTTCCTGAGTACCGCTTTTCTCCACGGGCCACCGCTTCACCTGGCATTCAACATGTGGGCGCTGTGGGTCCTGGGCTCTGTCCTGGAACCGCTGCTGGGACGCTGGCGGTTCCTCGCTGTCTACCTTCTGAGCGCCCTGGGCGGGTCTGTGATGATCTACCTGCTGGCCTCCCCGGCCTCCCAGGACTGGGTCACCTTGACGGTCGGCGCCTCAGGCGCGGTCTTTGGCCTGTTTGCCACGACGTTTGTGGTACAGCGACGCCTCGGACGTGACACCTCTCAGATTGTGGGGCTACTGGTCCTCAATGCCGTGATCTCCCTCCTTGGTGCCAACATATCGTGGCAAGGCCACTTGGGGGGGCTGCTCACCGGCGGCCTGCTGGCGGCGGTTTTTGCGTGGGCGCCCAGAGACAGACGCAGCCTGTACGGCGTTGTGGCGACAGTCGGTGCTGCTGTGGTCCTGGTGGCCCTGGTGCTTGTCCGCAGCCTGCTGGTCCAAGGACCTGGGTGA
- a CDS encoding cell division protein CrgA has translation MALWKKSGKNTEPRLSDTDLRHALRSGNPAKRARALEEQSRAAANRVSRTPTKVRDTSSPRWYAPTMVSLLVIGLLWVVITYLFQGQYPIPYFQENHASDWLLNGNLYIGFLIMMVGFLGLLRWR, from the coding sequence GTGGCCCTGTGGAAGAAGTCTGGGAAGAACACCGAGCCGCGCCTGTCCGATACCGACCTGAGGCACGCACTACGGTCAGGTAACCCGGCAAAGCGCGCCAGGGCGCTGGAGGAGCAGTCCCGGGCGGCAGCCAACCGGGTCTCCCGTACTCCTACCAAGGTGAGAGACACCTCCTCCCCCCGCTGGTACGCCCCGACGATGGTGTCTCTCCTGGTTATCGGCCTGCTCTGGGTCGTGATCACCTACCTCTTCCAGGGACAGTACCCGATCCCGTACTTCCAGGAGAACCACGCCTCCGACTGGCTCCTCAACGGCAACCTCTACATCGGCTTTCTCATCATGATGGTGGGCTTCCTGGGGCTTCTTCGCTGGAGGTAA
- a CDS encoding class E sortase, with amino-acid sequence MSRTHSVRPPVQARDRKRGRRFVNAILTGVGELLITSGLVVALFLVWQLWWTGIDASASAAAATTSFEQTQVDSPEVEGTRHYEDPPAVRPVGNGQTIGMLVVPKWYGVTNNNMPVIEGTGSDVLDQAAAGHYPETQQVGEVGNFAVAAHRRTYGNSFRRIDLLEEGDEVIISTADTWYVYTVTSHEIVMPDQVEVLAPVPGEPTATPTTAMLTMTTCHGETTGEWGNDRRWIVHAELSYWMDRSEGRPASVLNDPEVN; translated from the coding sequence ATGTCCAGAACCCATTCTGTGCGCCCCCCGGTGCAGGCTCGTGACCGCAAGCGTGGTAGACGTTTTGTCAACGCGATCCTCACCGGTGTCGGAGAACTTCTTATCACCTCGGGACTCGTTGTTGCCCTGTTCCTGGTCTGGCAGCTGTGGTGGACGGGGATAGATGCCTCGGCAAGCGCCGCTGCTGCTACGACGAGCTTTGAGCAGACCCAGGTGGACTCTCCTGAGGTGGAGGGCACCCGCCACTATGAGGACCCTCCTGCGGTCCGCCCGGTCGGGAACGGACAGACGATCGGGATGCTTGTCGTGCCCAAGTGGTACGGTGTCACGAACAACAACATGCCCGTGATCGAGGGCACGGGATCTGATGTCCTGGACCAGGCAGCTGCTGGTCACTACCCGGAGACCCAGCAGGTTGGTGAGGTCGGGAACTTTGCTGTGGCCGCCCACCGTCGTACCTACGGCAACTCCTTCAGGCGTATTGACCTCCTGGAGGAGGGTGACGAGGTGATTATCTCGACTGCCGATACCTGGTATGTCTACACGGTCACCAGTCATGAGATTGTCATGCCTGACCAGGTTGAAGTCCTCGCTCCTGTTCCCGGGGAACCGACAGCGACGCCCACCACCGCCATGCTGACGATGACGACCTGTCACGGGGAGACGACCGGGGAGTGGGGCAACGACCGCCGCTGGATTGTCCACGCGGAGCTCTCCTACTGGATGGATCGCTCTGAGGGGCGTCCCGCATCAGTTCTCAACGACCCGGAGGTGAACTGA
- the pknB gene encoding Stk1 family PASTA domain-containing Ser/Thr kinase, with amino-acid sequence MTSQFPQVLAGRYEIRDLIGRGGMAEVHLGYDTRLSRWVAIKLLRSDIAGDPTFQERFRREAQSAAALNHPAVVAVYDSGEEELPQHSGAVRLVPYIVMEYVEGHSVRELLSEGEAVPITEAVEIVTGVLDALEYSHRTGIVHRDIKPGNIMLTSTGSVKVMDFGIARAIEDSASTVTQTHTVVGTAQYLSPEQARGESVDARSDLYSTGCLLYELLTGQPPFQGDSAVAIAYQHVREIPRRPSALAADVPESLDRVILKSLAKSREDRYQDAAHMRADLQAAAQGLAVAAPAADSWAAAGAASATAPAAAQAVGSQAPAPADSSDKAQSAPSQRRGRLWLRALLVVLLLAAAVVAGLYASGRIGGTPAPEPSASPTEVAVPDIAEMTEDEAREAVEAVGLVFSRGEDVSHNTIDEGLAVSSDPEAGTSAVTGTTITVYFSGGSAMVDVPDVSGKTQDEARTTLEEAGLQVGNATTEDSGTVAKDRVIRTDPVAGNPVQRGSTVSLVLSTGETQVPDLTGMTQAEAREALTSVGLSVGNVSQDSSSSVAEGTVISSDPAAGTQVSQGTEVNIVVSSGAGTPTPTATSPATSASTAEAVVVPDVAGMSQQEAVATLEGAGLSVDGEADLASSDSVPAGDVISVSPSPGSEVERGTRVRLTVSDGPQNNGEEAAADDEEDSQDQE; translated from the coding sequence GTGACCAGTCAGTTCCCCCAGGTCCTCGCGGGCCGCTATGAGATCCGCGATCTCATTGGACGTGGAGGCATGGCCGAGGTGCACCTTGGCTACGACACCCGGCTGTCACGTTGGGTGGCCATCAAGCTGCTGCGCTCAGACATTGCTGGCGACCCCACCTTCCAGGAGCGATTCCGCCGTGAGGCACAATCCGCTGCCGCACTCAACCACCCCGCGGTCGTCGCCGTCTACGACTCCGGCGAGGAGGAGCTGCCACAGCACTCCGGCGCCGTCAGGCTGGTCCCCTATATCGTCATGGAGTATGTCGAGGGCCACTCTGTACGCGAGCTCCTTAGCGAGGGTGAGGCGGTCCCTATCACTGAGGCCGTAGAGATCGTCACCGGTGTCCTTGACGCCCTGGAGTATTCTCACCGCACAGGTATCGTCCACCGCGACATCAAGCCTGGCAATATCATGCTGACCTCGACCGGGTCGGTCAAGGTCATGGACTTCGGTATCGCCCGTGCCATTGAGGACTCGGCCTCCACCGTCACCCAGACCCACACGGTAGTCGGTACAGCCCAGTACCTGTCACCAGAGCAGGCCCGGGGAGAGAGCGTCGATGCCCGCTCCGACCTGTACTCCACCGGCTGCCTCCTCTACGAGCTGCTGACTGGTCAGCCGCCCTTCCAGGGCGACTCCGCTGTGGCCATCGCCTACCAGCATGTGCGTGAGATCCCCCGCCGCCCCTCCGCACTGGCGGCGGACGTGCCCGAGTCCTTGGACCGGGTCATTCTCAAGTCCCTGGCCAAGAGCCGCGAGGACCGCTACCAGGATGCCGCCCACATGCGTGCTGACCTGCAGGCGGCTGCCCAGGGACTGGCGGTGGCCGCACCCGCGGCAGACTCCTGGGCAGCCGCTGGAGCGGCGTCTGCGACTGCCCCCGCTGCCGCCCAGGCGGTCGGCTCCCAGGCTCCGGCACCGGCGGACTCCTCCGACAAGGCGCAGTCCGCGCCGTCACAGCGCAGAGGGCGCCTGTGGCTACGTGCGCTGCTGGTGGTCCTGCTCCTGGCTGCCGCAGTGGTCGCGGGACTGTACGCCTCCGGCCGTATCGGAGGTACCCCTGCTCCTGAGCCCTCGGCCTCCCCGACCGAGGTCGCCGTCCCCGACATCGCTGAGATGACTGAGGACGAGGCACGCGAAGCCGTAGAGGCAGTTGGGCTGGTTTTCAGCCGAGGTGAGGACGTCTCGCACAACACGATCGACGAGGGTCTTGCCGTCTCATCCGACCCTGAGGCCGGTACCTCTGCCGTGACAGGCACCACCATTACCGTCTACTTCTCGGGGGGCTCAGCCATGGTTGATGTGCCCGACGTCTCCGGCAAGACCCAGGACGAGGCCCGCACCACCCTTGAGGAGGCCGGGCTGCAGGTCGGTAACGCCACGACGGAGGACTCGGGAACTGTCGCCAAGGACAGGGTTATCCGCACCGACCCTGTCGCTGGCAACCCAGTACAGCGCGGTTCGACCGTGTCTCTGGTCCTGTCCACCGGGGAGACCCAGGTCCCGGACCTGACCGGTATGACCCAGGCGGAGGCCCGTGAGGCACTGACATCTGTCGGCCTGAGTGTCGGTAACGTCAGCCAGGACTCTTCCAGCAGTGTCGCTGAGGGCACGGTGATCTCGTCTGACCCAGCAGCCGGCACCCAGGTCTCCCAGGGCACCGAGGTCAATATCGTGGTCTCCAGCGGTGCGGGCACCCCGACACCGACGGCCACGTCCCCAGCCACGTCAGCCTCTACAGCCGAGGCGGTTGTCGTGCCTGACGTGGCCGGTATGAGCCAGCAGGAAGCGGTGGCTACCCTGGAGGGTGCCGGGCTGAGCGTCGACGGCGAGGCTGATCTCGCCTCCTCTGACTCGGTTCCAGCAGGAGACGTCATCTCTGTCAGCCCGTCACCAGGCTCCGAGGTGGAACGTGGTACGCGAGTCAGGCTAACCGTCTCCGACGGTCCTCAGAACAACGGTGAGGAGGCTGCTGCCGACGACGAGGAGGACTCCCAGGATCAGGAGTAG
- a CDS encoding serine/threonine-protein kinase — protein sequence MRPRVGLELQGRYTLVERIALGGMGEVWRATDLRSGRAVAVKILRPELAGDEIFLSRLRAEATNSRGLRHPNLAVVLDSGEKEGTGWIVMELVQGRALSDILTERGTLPPSEILPVLAQVARALQVVHDSGVVHRDVKPSNILINREGLAKLTDFGISTGLNQRPMTASGMVMGTAQYLAPEQAMGNMATPAGDLYGLGIIAYEALAGRRPFTGATQVDIAFSHVNDDVPPLPDTLPPQVSDVVLSLLAKKPKDRPASAREVARTLDRIVVNLPPEPWTSSGALGWEATGRRQEPGHEAPQPEGSTRDSAFSTHPTRPRQTAQPAHPQTPGAAATPKAVSQPGGARSQQNSEDAPEGTPRHASGRRFMGMRLPSLRFFVLVLAVSAVLAGLGTLDPAPEASTTATSGAGFPVKEVL from the coding sequence GTGAGACCTCGTGTCGGCTTGGAGCTCCAGGGCCGCTACACCCTGGTGGAGCGTATCGCCCTGGGAGGTATGGGCGAGGTATGGCGGGCCACGGACCTGCGCTCGGGCCGGGCCGTTGCCGTCAAGATCCTGCGACCAGAGTTGGCTGGCGACGAGATCTTCCTGTCGCGTCTGCGTGCCGAGGCCACCAATTCCCGCGGCCTGCGCCACCCCAATCTTGCGGTAGTCCTGGACTCGGGGGAGAAAGAGGGCACAGGCTGGATCGTCATGGAGCTAGTCCAGGGCAGGGCGCTGTCCGACATCCTGACGGAGCGGGGCACCCTCCCCCCCTCGGAGATCCTGCCCGTCCTAGCCCAGGTTGCCCGCGCCCTCCAGGTCGTGCACGACTCTGGGGTCGTACACCGTGACGTCAAGCCCTCCAACATCCTCATCAACCGTGAGGGCCTGGCCAAGCTGACGGACTTCGGCATCTCCACCGGCTTGAACCAGCGGCCGATGACCGCCTCCGGCATGGTCATGGGCACAGCCCAGTACCTTGCCCCCGAGCAGGCCATGGGCAACATGGCCACTCCTGCCGGTGACCTCTACGGCCTGGGGATTATCGCCTATGAGGCACTGGCTGGGCGGCGCCCATTCACTGGCGCCACCCAGGTAGACATCGCCTTCTCCCACGTCAACGACGACGTTCCTCCGCTTCCGGACACCCTGCCTCCCCAGGTCAGCGACGTCGTCCTAAGCCTGTTGGCAAAGAAGCCGAAGGACCGTCCTGCCTCGGCCCGGGAGGTAGCCCGCACCCTGGACCGTATCGTGGTCAACCTGCCACCTGAGCCCTGGACCTCCAGCGGGGCACTGGGCTGGGAAGCGACAGGCCGCCGCCAGGAGCCCGGACACGAGGCTCCTCAGCCCGAGGGCTCTACCAGGGACTCTGCGTTCTCGACCCATCCGACCCGGCCGAGACAGACAGCCCAGCCTGCGCACCCGCAGACCCCCGGTGCAGCCGCGACACCCAAGGCCGTCAGCCAGCCCGGAGGCGCCCGGAGCCAGCAGAACTCCGAGGACGCCCCGGAAGGCACTCCCAGGCACGCCTCCGGCCGCCGCTTTATGGGTATGCGCCTGCCGTCCCTGCGGTTCTTCGTCCTCGTTCTGGCTGTGAGCGCAGTCCTGGCAGGTCTAGGTACGCTTGACCCAGCTCCTGAGGCCTCGACGACAGCGACCTCGGGTGCCGGTTTCCCTGTCAAGGAGGTACTGTGA
- a CDS encoding peptidoglycan D,D-transpeptidase FtsI family protein: MNRQIRQVTILVLVMFLALSASLTSVQGLARPALWESASPYGTLVTDSRNSRTVYAQFGTDRGPIFVGDTAVADTVESDDAYTFQRTYPGGELYAPITGYFATSFASMTAMERAGNSVLNGDDPSLFSSRVRSLVTGGAQRGGALELTIDPQAQQAAYDALAGRQGAVVALDPSTGAVLAMVSTPSFDPSTLATHDGSAAQASLEALNEDPAKPLTNRAIGGDLYPPGSTFKILTTAAALRLGTVSTDSEVSAPDTITLPGTSHSLSNYAGESCGNGSVSFAYAFMESCNTPFAQLAIDVGEEELAEEASAWGFDSDMAIPLTVTPSTYPANTSEAQTAMAGIGQASVRATPMMMAMVAATVANGGTQMSPYLVSRTLDADLNVVDTASPSVARTPIDEDTAASLSQLMQQTVAEGTGRTAQVAGVTVAGKTGTAETGADEGGPTTWFVGFAGTDIDNPDVAVAVVLDGGADTDSTATGGSLAGPIAATVIDAVVDQ, from the coding sequence ATGAACCGTCAGATCCGTCAGGTCACCATCCTGGTCCTGGTGATGTTCCTTGCCCTGTCCGCGTCACTGACCAGCGTGCAGGGACTGGCGCGCCCCGCTCTGTGGGAGTCGGCCTCCCCCTACGGAACGCTTGTGACCGACTCGCGGAACTCACGCACGGTCTACGCGCAGTTCGGCACCGACAGAGGACCTATCTTCGTCGGTGACACCGCCGTGGCCGACACCGTGGAGTCGGACGACGCCTACACCTTCCAGCGCACCTACCCGGGGGGCGAGCTGTACGCGCCGATCACCGGGTACTTCGCCACCTCCTTCGCCTCTATGACCGCCATGGAGCGTGCCGGCAACTCAGTGCTCAACGGGGACGACCCCTCACTGTTCTCCTCTCGTGTCAGGTCACTCGTCACCGGGGGTGCCCAGCGCGGAGGCGCCCTGGAGCTGACGATCGACCCCCAGGCGCAGCAGGCGGCCTACGATGCCCTGGCGGGACGCCAGGGCGCTGTCGTCGCCCTGGACCCCTCAACGGGCGCGGTCCTGGCCATGGTCTCCACCCCCTCCTTCGACCCCAGCACGCTCGCCACCCACGACGGCAGCGCGGCCCAGGCCTCTCTCGAAGCCCTCAACGAGGACCCCGCCAAGCCCCTGACCAACCGTGCCATCGGTGGCGACCTGTACCCGCCGGGTTCTACCTTCAAGATCCTCACCACCGCTGCAGCCCTACGCCTGGGAACGGTCAGCACCGACTCCGAGGTCAGCGCCCCGGACACGATCACCCTGCCAGGGACCAGCCACTCACTGAGCAACTACGCGGGGGAGTCCTGCGGCAACGGCTCAGTCAGCTTTGCCTATGCCTTTATGGAGTCCTGCAACACTCCCTTCGCGCAGCTGGCCATCGACGTCGGAGAGGAGGAGCTGGCGGAGGAGGCCAGCGCCTGGGGCTTCGACAGCGACATGGCAATCCCCCTGACGGTCACGCCCTCGACCTACCCCGCAAACACCTCCGAGGCCCAGACGGCCATGGCTGGGATCGGCCAAGCGTCGGTACGGGCAACGCCGATGATGATGGCGATGGTCGCGGCTACCGTGGCCAACGGGGGTACCCAGATGTCCCCTTACCTGGTCTCGCGCACACTGGACGCCGACCTCAACGTCGTGGACACGGCCTCTCCGTCCGTGGCTCGTACCCCGATCGACGAGGACACAGCCGCCTCCCTGTCGCAGCTGATGCAGCAGACTGTTGCCGAGGGTACCGGCCGGACTGCGCAGGTAGCGGGCGTGACAGTGGCTGGCAAGACCGGCACCGCCGAGACCGGAGCGGACGAGGGCGGCCCGACGACGTGGTTCGTCGGCTTCGCCGGGACGGACATCGACAACCCCGACGTGGCAGTTGCCGTTGTGCTGGACGGCGGTGCCGACACCGACTCCACCGCTACGGGTGGCTCCCTGGCCGGCCCTATTGCCGCCACAGTGATTGACGCGGTGGTGGACCAGTGA
- a CDS encoding FtsW/RodA/SpoVE family cell cycle protein produces MSAAPAPSTPPGVATIHPAGSPRRSGRWTEAALLGIALVIGLGGFVLTALNRTGASPAQTLQLGVALAVIALVVHLWVRRTAPWADPVILPTAVALNGIGLAMIQRLDQAYLSNDQPEYYVGNRQLIWTVLGVLCFCAVLVVRDHRHLRRWDRWAMWLGLVFLVLPFLPLIGRTVNGARIWIIIGPMSFQPAELSKVLLAVFFASFLVANRDNLALAGRRVLWMNLPRARHLGPLLVVWGVSIVVLVLQRDLGSSVLLFGLFVVVLYVATDRPSWLLIGGLLFLPAAWFAATHLSHVQQRINGWLNAMDPEVYNGIGGSWQLVTALFGMASGGLVGSGWGEGYPSLVTFANSDFIIASLGEELGLTGSLAIILLYLILVQRGLHTAMALRDGFGKLLATGLSFTIGLQVFVVVGGVTRLIPLTGLTTPFLAYGGSSLISNWIILALLVRLSDAARRPSTQAPQIIDTAELPSSLRSQVLHARDDGTMDDDAVPDPQATPLAPDGYGGTVDVPGFLGSDAETTTITTAGAHEEPQWPGPYQGPPAHQATLPPTPVRGIQQAPPGSTGAEGQEST; encoded by the coding sequence ATGAGCGCCGCCCCTGCTCCCAGCACCCCTCCGGGCGTGGCCACGATCCACCCTGCCGGCTCCCCACGGCGGTCAGGCCGCTGGACGGAGGCAGCACTGCTTGGCATCGCCCTGGTCATCGGTCTGGGAGGCTTTGTCCTGACCGCCCTCAACCGCACCGGCGCCTCCCCGGCACAGACCCTCCAGCTCGGCGTCGCCCTGGCCGTTATCGCCCTGGTCGTCCACCTGTGGGTCCGTCGCACCGCCCCCTGGGCTGACCCTGTCATCCTGCCCACGGCAGTCGCCCTCAACGGCATCGGTCTGGCCATGATCCAGCGGCTGGACCAGGCCTACCTCAGCAACGACCAGCCGGAGTACTACGTCGGCAACAGGCAGCTGATCTGGACCGTCCTGGGCGTCCTCTGCTTCTGCGCAGTCCTGGTGGTCCGTGACCACCGGCACCTGCGGCGGTGGGACCGCTGGGCCATGTGGCTGGGACTCGTGTTTCTCGTGCTCCCCTTCCTGCCCCTCATCGGCCGGACGGTCAATGGCGCCCGCATCTGGATCATCATCGGTCCCATGTCCTTCCAGCCGGCAGAGCTGTCGAAGGTACTGCTGGCCGTCTTCTTCGCCTCCTTCCTCGTGGCTAACCGCGACAACCTGGCACTGGCAGGACGCCGTGTGCTGTGGATGAACCTGCCACGTGCCCGTCACCTGGGACCGCTGCTGGTGGTGTGGGGCGTGAGTATCGTCGTCCTGGTACTCCAGCGTGACCTGGGCTCCTCGGTGCTGCTGTTCGGCCTGTTCGTCGTGGTTCTCTACGTGGCTACAGACCGCCCCTCCTGGCTGCTCATCGGCGGGCTGCTGTTCCTGCCCGCCGCCTGGTTCGCCGCGACCCACCTCAGCCACGTCCAGCAGCGTATCAACGGCTGGCTCAACGCTATGGACCCCGAGGTGTACAACGGTATCGGCGGCTCCTGGCAGCTGGTGACCGCCCTGTTCGGCATGGCCTCAGGGGGGCTGGTGGGCTCAGGCTGGGGTGAGGGCTATCCCAGCCTGGTCACCTTCGCCAACTCTGACTTCATCATTGCCTCTCTGGGTGAGGAACTGGGCCTGACCGGGTCCCTGGCGATTATCCTGCTGTACCTCATCCTGGTCCAGCGAGGGCTGCACACCGCCATGGCCCTGCGGGACGGCTTTGGCAAGCTGCTGGCCACCGGACTGTCCTTCACTATCGGCCTGCAGGTCTTCGTGGTGGTTGGCGGAGTCACCCGGCTCATCCCGCTCACCGGTCTGACCACGCCCTTCCTGGCCTACGGTGGCTCCTCCCTCATCTCTAACTGGATCATCCTGGCGCTGCTGGTGAGGTTGTCCGACGCCGCCCGCCGCCCCTCCACCCAGGCACCTCAGATCATCGATACCGCCGAACTGCCGAGCTCGCTGCGCAGTCAGGTCCTGCACGCCCGCGACGACGGCACCATGGACGATGACGCCGTCCCGGACCCGCAGGCAACCCCCTTGGCCCCCGACGGGTACGGTGGCACCGTGGACGTCCCCGGATTCCTGGGCAGCGACGCGGAGACGACCACAATCACGACTGCGGGTGCGCACGAGGAACCTCAGTGGCCCGGCCCCTACCAGGGTCCACCCGCACACCAGGCGACGCTGCCACCGACCCCGGTTCGAGGGATCCAGCAGGCACCTCCTGGTAGCACAGGAGCAGAGGGGCAGGAGAGCACATGA
- a CDS encoding PP2C family protein-serine/threonine phosphatase, which produces MTISLRFAARSDVGLVRQSNQDAGYAGPHLCVLCDGMGGPAGGDIASAVAVEHLMPLDADSHQAGELLGLMRDAVHAAHAELVSLSAQDPDLAGLGTTCIGVMRSGNKLAMIHVGDSRAYMLRDGTLTQVTTDHTFVEYLVETGRLTRDQARQHPQRSVLLRVLGDAEGDVQLDESIREAVPGDRWLLCSDGLSGPVSAETIGEVLASVTDPGQAADQLIDLALRAGGPDNVTAVVFDVVRNEPDPQSDPQVVGSAATERLAQERAAAAARSSNRTGATASDVREQTGRNDELDHADSSQELSRSGPSTPAAKAAALMATLETDNGTTGGAAVDHEDGDAEEVWDAVAAEADAQRAARRHSRRRTFVGSLVLLAAVLGAGFLFYRWTQAHYYVSTLDDQVAIYRGIPQSVGPLELSHVVETYSEPAVEDLDERMRDLLDDTVYRDSLASARRYVEVTVSSHARTSPETEATSSATPTAPGSTTPSATSRPPSPSSSPTPTQES; this is translated from the coding sequence ATGACCATCTCCCTGCGCTTTGCCGCCAGGTCCGACGTCGGCCTCGTGCGCCAGTCCAACCAGGACGCCGGCTACGCCGGGCCGCACCTGTGCGTGCTGTGCGACGGCATGGGCGGCCCCGCCGGCGGCGACATCGCCTCAGCCGTGGCCGTCGAGCACCTGATGCCCCTGGACGCGGACTCCCACCAGGCCGGAGAGCTCCTCGGCCTCATGCGCGACGCCGTTCACGCCGCCCACGCGGAGCTCGTCTCCCTGTCCGCGCAGGACCCGGACCTGGCCGGGCTGGGGACCACGTGCATCGGCGTCATGCGCTCTGGCAACAAGCTGGCCATGATCCACGTGGGGGACTCGCGGGCCTACATGCTGCGTGACGGGACCCTGACACAGGTCACTACGGACCACACCTTCGTGGAGTACCTGGTGGAGACCGGGCGGCTGACACGCGACCAGGCCCGGCAGCACCCGCAGCGCTCGGTCCTGCTTCGCGTCCTGGGGGATGCCGAGGGCGACGTCCAGCTCGACGAGTCGATCCGCGAGGCGGTACCGGGTGACCGCTGGCTCCTGTGCTCCGACGGGCTGTCAGGCCCGGTCAGCGCGGAGACCATCGGGGAGGTGCTGGCCTCGGTCACTGACCCGGGCCAGGCCGCCGACCAGCTCATCGACCTGGCCCTGCGGGCGGGCGGGCCAGACAACGTGACCGCAGTGGTGTTCGACGTCGTCAGGAATGAGCCCGACCCGCAGAGCGACCCCCAGGTCGTCGGCAGCGCCGCCACCGAGCGCCTCGCTCAGGAGCGCGCCGCCGCCGCTGCCCGTTCCTCGAACCGGACAGGCGCTACCGCCAGCGATGTCAGGGAGCAGACCGGGCGCAACGACGAGCTGGACCACGCCGACTCCTCCCAGGAGCTCTCCCGCAGCGGCCCCTCAACACCGGCAGCCAAGGCTGCCGCGCTCATGGCCACGCTGGAGACCGACAACGGCACTACCGGTGGTGCTGCCGTGGATCACGAGGACGGGGATGCCGAAGAGGTCTGGGACGCGGTCGCAGCCGAGGCTGACGCCCAGCGTGCGGCACGACGTCACAGCCGCCGCAGGACCTTTGTCGGCTCCCTGGTCCTGCTGGCCGCTGTCCTGGGAGCAGGCTTCCTGTTCTACCGGTGGACCCAGGCCCACTACTACGTCTCCACCCTGGACGACCAGGTGGCTATCTACCGGGGGATCCCCCAGTCCGTGGGTCCGCTAGAGCTCAGCCACGTGGTAGAGACCTACTCCGAGCCAGCCGTCGAAGACCTCGATGAGCGCATGCGGGACCTGCTGGACGACACGGTGTACCGCGACTCCCTGGCCTCAGCACGCCGCTATGTCGAGGTCACGGTGTCCAGCCACGCCAGGACCAGCCCTGAGACCGAGGCCACCAGCAGCGCCACGCCGACGGCACCAGGCTCCACGACCCCGTCAGCGACATCCCGGCCTCCCTCTCCCAGCAGCTCCCCGACCCCCACCCAGGAGAGCTGA